The nucleotide window CTGGTTTTATGGAAATCCTGTTTACCATCATGTACAACTCTACTAGGCGGACAGACGATAATTTTTTTCCCGAAAAATGAAATACGTTGTACATATTCATAGTCTTCGGAATAATGAAAGAAGTAAGGATTAAAACCACCAATTTCTTCAATGGTAGCTTTGGGAAGTAACCAATGGGCAGCATTTACAAAGTCTATTTCATAATAATCTTTCAGACTATTGGTAAAACTGTCTGAAAATATTCTGTTATCAGGTGTATTTCTTGCCAGATAACGTTCGAAAAAAATATCGAGCTTCTTTTCGCTGCCATCCATATGTATCGGACTTAAAATTCCCAGCTGATTTTTGTCTGGGTATGCGTTGTAAACATCCAATAGTTTTTGAAAGCTGTCCGGGTAAATCCATGCATCCTGATTCATCAGGTAGAAAAAATCTGCTCCTTCTTTATACGCTTTTTCTATCCCTGTATTATTCGCTTTTCCAAAACCTAGATTTTGTGGAGATTGAGTGAAGTCTACTTCAGGAAAATACGTTTTAATATATTCCTGAGTGCCGTCTGTGGATCCGTTATCTATTACAATACATTTTACAGGAACTGAAGAGGTTCTTAAACTTGAAAAACATCTTTCTGCCCACTTCATGGCATTATAAGTAACAATGATTACATGAATAGCCGCCATTTTAAATATACTTTCGGGTTAACATTTCCAGGTAATTTTCAGGACTTATACCTGAGAAGAAGGCGTGAACTTCTTCATCAAAATCTACTTTATAGAAGTCCCCTTCATTAACTTCTGAATAGAAGGCTTTTTGAAGGGTTTCTTTTTCAATGGCGCCAATAATTTCTTTTAAATCAAAATTATAGGGGAAAGAAAAGTTAATAACCTTATTAGGAAGATGCAGGCAGTGAGACTCTAAAAACTTAGAAATATCTTCTATATCCAGCAATAGCCTTCTTGCCTTTGTATGAACTGTAAACTGGTTTGAATTTTTAATCTGATTTTTAAGAAAATTGAATAAAGTATTAGGATTTCCTCCACTTCCTACAATATTCCCGATTCTGAGAATGAGGTAGTTGCTACACTTATTTTTGATGTAATTTTCAATTTCCTTTTTATGTAAAACGTAAAGGCTGTTTTGTTTTGATTGATCATGAATGCTTAGAGTAGAAAAATAAATTAATTTGTGATTACTATTACTCTCAATACATTTATCCAAAAGAGCAAATTCTCTTTCAAACTCTGAACTTCTCGTTTCCAGAGAATTTGAAACACCGGAGGCAAAAAAAAGATTTTCCTCGGAGTCTATATTTTTTAATGAATTGGCAATAAGTCCGTTTCCTATGATCATTTTTAAACAATTTTAAATAATTTTAATTCTTTGTGTTGTGTTTTTTATTGATACTTCCGGCGTATCGTATGTAGGCATAATATTTTTTTGCTATTTCCAAATGCTCATTAAAATTAAGTTTTCTTGGATAAAATTTTAATGTGAGAAATATGTTTTTTTTATTAACAGGGTAATATTTGAAAAAATTGTGCAAAAACCCTATAAATATTTTCTTTTCA belongs to Chryseobacterium gleum and includes:
- a CDS encoding NAD(P)-dependent oxidoreductase, encoding MIIGNGLIANSLKNIDSEENLFFASGVSNSLETRSSEFEREFALLDKCIESNSNHKLIYFSTLSIHDQSKQNSLYVLHKKEIENYIKNKCSNYLILRIGNIVGSGGNPNTLFNFLKNQIKNSNQFTVHTKARRLLLDIEDISKFLESHCLHLPNKVINFSFPYNFDLKEIIGAIEKETLQKAFYSEVNEGDFYKVDFDEEVHAFFSGISPENYLEMLTRKYI
- a CDS encoding glycosyltransferase family 2 protein, producing the protein MAAIHVIIVTYNAMKWAERCFSSLRTSSVPVKCIVIDNGSTDGTQEYIKTYFPEVDFTQSPQNLGFGKANNTGIEKAYKEGADFFYLMNQDAWIYPDSFQKLLDVYNAYPDKNQLGILSPIHMDGSEKKLDIFFERYLARNTPDNRIFSDSFTNSLKDYYEIDFVNAAHWLLPKATIEEIGGFNPYFFHYSEDYEYVQRISFFGKKIIVCPPSRVVHDGKQDFHKTSHINALRVQREQRYLNPALAFDSKMLNRDFIPKMIKQALQLQFSAASDTLKEYQYQKDRFNEIINARNLIKNKGAAFLNI